Proteins encoded within one genomic window of Pongo pygmaeus isolate AG05252 chromosome 4, NHGRI_mPonPyg2-v2.0_pri, whole genome shotgun sequence:
- the HAPLN1 gene encoding hyaluronan and proteoglycan link protein 1, with amino-acid sequence MKSLLLLVLISICWADHLSDNYTLDHDRVIHIQAENGPRLLVEAEQAKVFSHRGGNVTLPCKFYRDPTAFGSGIHKIRIKWTKLTSDYLKEVDVFVSMGYHKKTYGGYQGRVFLKGGSDNDASLVITDLTLEDYGRYKCEVIEGLEDDTAVVALDLQGVVFPYFPRLGRYNLNFHEAQQACLDQDAAIASFDQLYDAWRGGLDWCNAGWLSDGSVQYPITKPREPCGGQNTVPGVRNYGFWDKDKSRYDVFCFTSNFNGRFYYLIHPTKLTYDEAVQACLNDGAQIAKVGQIFAAWKILGYDRCDAGWLADGSVRYPISRPRRRCSPTEAAVRFVGFPDKKHKLYGVYCFRAYN; translated from the exons ATGAAGAGTCTACTTCTTCTGGTGCTGATTTCAATCTGCTGGGCTGATCATCTTTCAGACAACTATACTCTGGATCATGACAGAGTTATTCACATCCAAG cAGAAAATGGCCCCCGTCTACTTGTGGAAGCAGAGCAAGCCAAGGTGTTCTCACACAGAGGTGGCAATGTTACACTGCCATGTAAATTTTATCGAGACCCTACAGCATTTGGCTCAGGAATCCATAAAATCCGAATTAAGTGGACGAAGCTAACTTCGGATTACCTCAAGGAAGTGGATGTTTTTGTTTCCATGGGATACCACAAAAAAACCTATGGAGGCTACCAGGGTAGAGTGTTTCTGAAGGGAGGCAGTGATAATGATGCTTCTCTGGTCATCACAGACCTCACTCTGGAAGATTATGGGAGATATAAGTGTGAGGTGATTGAAGGATTAGAAGATGACACTGCTGTGGTAGCACTGGACTTACAAG GTGTGGTATTCCCTTACTTTCCACGACTGGGGCGCTACAATCTCAATTTTCACGAGGCGCAGCAGGCGTGTCTGGACCAGGATGCTGCGATTGCCTCCTTCGACCAGCTGTACGACGCCTGGCGGGGTGGGCTGGACTGGTGCAATGCCGGCTGGCTCAGTGATGGCTCTGTGCAATATCCCATCACAAAGCCCAGAGAGCCCTGTGGGGGCCAGAACACAGTGCCTGGAGTCAGGAACTATGGATTTTGGGATAAAGATAAAAGCAGATATGATGTTTTCTGTTTTACATCCAATTTCAATG GCCGTTTTTACTATCTGATCCACCCCACCAAACTGACCTATGATGAAGCGGTTCAAGCTTGTCTCAATGATGGTGCTCAGATTGCAAAAGTGGGCCAGATATTTGCTGCCTGGAAAATTCTCGGATATGACCGCTGTGATGCGGGCTGGTTGGCGGATGGCAGCGTCCGCTACCCTATCTCTAGGCCAAGAAGGCGCTGCAGTCCtactgaggctgcagtgcgctTTGTAGGTTTCCCAGATAAAAAGCATAAGCTGTATGGTGTCTACTGCTTCAGAGCATACAACTGA